In one Diabrotica virgifera virgifera chromosome 5, PGI_DIABVI_V3a genomic region, the following are encoded:
- the LOC126884718 gene encoding guided entry of tail-anchored proteins factor 1 isoform X2 — MNHLKLLILKWINKPTSKEKELTSKINELKKSQESVSITENFSKYSKIQRQINKVEEELSNSRNERNNITIQLGFAYGPKVVLGFLLVTLSIYYRGTPIITLDNSIDLTPFSFLISYPHGANAVSFHFWILCSSATARLIKLKN, encoded by the exons ATGAATCATTTGAAATTGTTG ATACTGAAATGGATCAACAAACctacatcgaaagaaaaagaattaACATCTAAAATAAATGAGTTGAAGAAAAGTCAAGAGAGTGTTAGCATTACTGAAAATTTCTCCAAATACTCAAAAATTCAGAGGCAGATTAACAAGGTTGAAGAAGAACTTTCCAATTCTCGAAATGAAAGAAACAATATAACGATTCAGTTAGGTTTTGCTTATGGTCCGAAGGTTGTGCTTGGATTTTTGTTAGTTACATTATCTATTTACTATAGAGGTACACCCATTATCACCCTAGATAATAGTATTGATTTAACACCATTTAGTTTCTTAATATCGTATCCACATGGTGCAAATGCTGTGTCTTTTCATTTTTGGATCTTGTGTAGTTCAGCAACAGCTAgattaataaaattaaagaattga
- the LOC126884718 gene encoding guided entry of tail-anchored proteins factor 1 isoform X1, with product MGLGILLFATALSFISVHSSIIGKQILKWINKPTSKEKELTSKINELKKSQESVSITENFSKYSKIQRQINKVEEELSNSRNERNNITIQLGFAYGPKVVLGFLLVTLSIYYRGTPIITLDNSIDLTPFSFLISYPHGANAVSFHFWILCSSATARLIKLKN from the exons ATGGGCTTAGGTATTTTATTGTTTGCTACCGCCTTAAGCTTTATTAGCGTTCATTCAAGCATTATCGGAAAACAG ATACTGAAATGGATCAACAAACctacatcgaaagaaaaagaattaACATCTAAAATAAATGAGTTGAAGAAAAGTCAAGAGAGTGTTAGCATTACTGAAAATTTCTCCAAATACTCAAAAATTCAGAGGCAGATTAACAAGGTTGAAGAAGAACTTTCCAATTCTCGAAATGAAAGAAACAATATAACGATTCAGTTAGGTTTTGCTTATGGTCCGAAGGTTGTGCTTGGATTTTTGTTAGTTACATTATCTATTTACTATAGAGGTACACCCATTATCACCCTAGATAATAGTATTGATTTAACACCATTTAGTTTCTTAATATCGTATCCACATGGTGCAAATGCTGTGTCTTTTCATTTTTGGATCTTGTGTAGTTCAGCAACAGCTAgattaataaaattaaagaattga